A DNA window from Pseudomonas resinovorans NBRC 106553 contains the following coding sequences:
- a CDS encoding AraC family transcriptional regulator, whose protein sequence is MRERTIASHFVRAALRGAMVRGVDCLPILRNAGIQPALLDEPRARVAPEQFSRLMQLLWEALDDEYMGFGQQRSKRGTFAMMCHAIIHCRTLEKALGRGTLFYGLFPDGPRITLERDGDFAVLAVDDSLLQDPDHFLVESLLVIWHRLGSWLIGQRIRLEQATFSYAEPAHASEYELLFPTSRRFDAPTISLRFPVRYLAMPLLQDERTLKHFLEHSPADLLARPDGGDSLTSQIRRLLGRDCRDWPDLEAVAQHLHISPQTLRRHLREEGSSFQELKDHLRRDLAIYHLGRDELSIQDIAEQLGFSEPSAFHRAFKKWTGLTPGAYRAQEA, encoded by the coding sequence ATGCGTGAGCGCACCATCGCCAGCCATTTCGTTCGGGCCGCCCTGCGCGGCGCCATGGTTCGCGGCGTGGATTGCCTGCCGATCCTGCGCAATGCCGGCATCCAGCCGGCCCTGCTGGACGAACCCCGCGCACGGGTCGCCCCCGAACAGTTCTCGCGGCTGATGCAGCTGCTCTGGGAGGCGCTGGACGACGAGTACATGGGCTTCGGCCAGCAGCGCAGCAAGCGCGGCACCTTCGCCATGATGTGCCACGCGATCATCCACTGCCGCACCCTGGAGAAGGCCCTGGGCCGTGGCACGCTGTTCTACGGACTGTTCCCCGATGGGCCGCGCATCACCCTCGAGCGGGACGGCGACTTCGCCGTGCTGGCAGTGGACGACAGCCTGCTCCAGGACCCGGACCATTTCCTGGTGGAGAGCCTGCTGGTGATCTGGCACCGCCTGGGCAGCTGGCTGATCGGCCAGCGCATCCGCCTGGAACAGGCCACCTTCAGCTACGCCGAACCGGCCCACGCCAGCGAATACGAACTGCTCTTCCCCACCAGCCGGCGGTTCGACGCGCCGACCATCAGCCTGCGCTTCCCTGTGCGCTACCTGGCCATGCCGCTGCTGCAGGACGAGCGCACCCTGAAGCACTTCCTCGAACACTCGCCGGCCGACCTGCTGGCCCGTCCGGATGGCGGCGACAGCCTGACCAGCCAGATCCGCCGTCTGCTCGGCCGCGACTGCCGCGACTGGCCCGACCTGGAAGCCGTGGCCCAGCACCTGCACATCAGCCCACAGACCCTGCGCCGGCACTTGAGGGAAGAAGGTTCGAGCTTCCAGGAACTGAAGGACCACCTGCGCCGCGACCTGGCCATCTACCACCTGGGTCGGGACGAGCTGTCGATCCAGGACATCGCCGAGCAGCTCGGCTTTTCCGAGCCCTCGGCCTTCCATCGCGCCTTCAAGAAATGGACGGGGCTGACCCCTGGGGCCTACAGGGCGCAGGAAGCCTGA
- a CDS encoding dicarboxylate/amino acid:cation symporter, with the protein MSRQPFYKSLYVQVIAAIVIGILLGHFYPETGVALKPLGDGFVKLIKMAIAPIIFCTVVSGIAGMQDMKAVGKTGGYALLYFEIVSTIALIIGLVVVNIVQPGVGMHVDPASLDIKGIAAYAAAGEQQSTVAFLLNVIPSTIVGAFASGDILQVLFFSVIFAFALQRMGDYGRPVLEFIDRIAQVMFGIINMIMKVAPIGAFGAMAFTIGQYGVGSLVQLGQLMLCFYITCVFFILVVLGGIARAHGFSILRFIRYIREELLIVLGTSSSESALPRMLNKMEKLGAKKSVVGLVIPTGYSFNLDGTSIYLTMAAVFIAQATDTPMDITHQLTLLAVLLVASKGAAGVTGSGFIVLAATLSAVGHLPVAGLALILGIDRFMSEARALTNLIGNGVATIVVAKWCKELDEDTLQRELASGGTADAGVAPQTTA; encoded by the coding sequence ATGTCCCGCCAACCGTTCTACAAAAGCCTGTACGTCCAGGTCATCGCCGCCATCGTCATCGGCATTCTGCTCGGCCACTTCTATCCGGAGACCGGTGTCGCGCTCAAACCCCTGGGTGACGGCTTCGTCAAACTGATCAAGATGGCCATCGCGCCGATCATCTTCTGCACCGTGGTCAGCGGCATCGCCGGCATGCAGGACATGAAGGCAGTGGGCAAGACCGGCGGCTACGCGCTGCTGTACTTCGAAATCGTTTCCACCATCGCCCTGATCATCGGCCTGGTGGTGGTCAACATCGTCCAGCCGGGCGTCGGCATGCACGTCGATCCGGCCAGCCTGGACATCAAGGGCATCGCCGCCTACGCCGCCGCCGGCGAGCAGCAGAGCACCGTGGCCTTCCTGCTCAACGTGATCCCGAGCACCATCGTCGGCGCCTTCGCCAGCGGCGATATCCTGCAGGTGCTGTTCTTCTCCGTGATCTTCGCCTTCGCCCTGCAGCGCATGGGTGACTACGGCCGGCCGGTGCTGGAGTTCATCGACCGCATCGCCCAGGTGATGTTCGGCATCATCAACATGATCATGAAGGTCGCCCCCATCGGTGCATTCGGCGCCATGGCCTTCACCATCGGCCAGTACGGCGTGGGCTCGCTGGTGCAGCTCGGCCAGCTGATGCTGTGCTTCTACATCACCTGCGTGTTCTTCATCCTGGTGGTCCTGGGCGGCATCGCCCGCGCCCACGGCTTCAGCATCCTGCGCTTCATCCGCTACATCCGCGAAGAGCTGCTGATCGTGCTCGGCACCTCGTCCTCCGAGTCGGCCCTGCCGCGCATGCTGAACAAGATGGAAAAGCTGGGCGCGAAGAAATCCGTGGTCGGCCTGGTGATCCCCACCGGCTACTCCTTCAACCTCGACGGCACCTCCATCTACCTGACCATGGCCGCGGTGTTCATCGCCCAGGCCACTGACACCCCGATGGACATCACCCACCAGCTGACCCTGCTGGCCGTGCTGCTGGTCGCCTCCAAGGGCGCCGCCGGCGTCACTGGCTCCGGCTTCATCGTGCTGGCCGCCACCCTGTCCGCCGTCGGCCACCTGCCGGTCGCCGGCCTGGCGCTGATCCTCGGCATCGACCGCTTCATGTCCGAAGCCCGTGCCCTGACCAACCTGATCGGCAACGGCGTGGCCACCATCGTGGTCGCCAAGTGGTGCAAGGAGCTGGACGAAGACACCCTGCAGCGCGAGCTGGCCAGTGGCGGTACCGCAGACGCCGGCGTCGCTCCGCAGACCACTGCCTGA
- a CDS encoding acyl-CoA dehydrogenase family protein translates to MQRIHFETEHNLFRDAFRAFLQKEVVPHQEEWEAAGVVDRSVWKKAGEMGFLLPWADEEYGGAGLKDFRYEQIMAEELAYINEPGFMIPLHSALCGPYIAEYGNAEQKARLLPGIIRGETILAVAMTEPSAGSDLAGMRTTAVDKGDHWLLNGSKVFISNGLLADVVIVAAKTDPANKHAMGLFLVERGMEGFERGRNLKKLGMKSQDTAELFFNNLKVPKENLLGDAKGGFFYLMNMLAQERLTNACGAVAGAEAALQATIDYVKERKAFDRPISHFQNTRFKLAEMRTQIDVAQVFTDRCVMDHNQKQLTPEVAAEAKLFTTELLGKVVDEGVQLHGGWGYMWEYPICRMYANARIQRIFAGTSEIMKEIISRGMKL, encoded by the coding sequence ATGCAGCGCATTCATTTCGAGACCGAGCACAACCTGTTTCGCGACGCCTTCCGCGCCTTCCTGCAGAAGGAGGTGGTGCCGCACCAGGAGGAATGGGAGGCCGCCGGTGTGGTCGACCGCAGCGTCTGGAAGAAGGCGGGGGAGATGGGCTTCCTGTTGCCCTGGGCGGACGAGGAGTACGGCGGCGCCGGGCTCAAGGACTTCCGCTACGAGCAGATCATGGCCGAAGAGCTGGCCTACATTAACGAGCCCGGCTTCATGATCCCGTTGCATTCGGCGCTCTGCGGCCCCTACATCGCCGAATACGGCAATGCCGAGCAGAAGGCGCGCTTGCTGCCGGGGATCATCCGTGGCGAGACCATTCTCGCGGTGGCCATGACCGAGCCCTCCGCCGGCTCCGACCTCGCCGGCATGCGCACCACCGCCGTGGACAAGGGTGACCATTGGCTGCTCAACGGCTCCAAGGTGTTCATCTCCAACGGCCTGCTGGCGGATGTGGTGATAGTCGCCGCCAAGACCGACCCCGCGAACAAGCACGCCATGGGCCTGTTCCTGGTGGAGCGGGGCATGGAAGGGTTCGAGCGCGGTCGCAACCTGAAGAAGCTGGGCATGAAGAGCCAGGACACCGCCGAGCTGTTCTTCAACAACCTCAAGGTGCCCAAGGAAAACCTGCTGGGCGATGCCAAGGGCGGCTTCTTCTACCTGATGAACATGCTCGCCCAGGAGCGCCTGACCAACGCCTGCGGTGCGGTGGCCGGCGCCGAGGCGGCGTTGCAGGCCACCATCGACTACGTGAAGGAGCGCAAGGCCTTCGACCGTCCGATTTCGCACTTCCAGAACACCCGCTTCAAGCTGGCCGAGATGCGTACCCAGATCGACGTCGCCCAGGTCTTCACCGACCGCTGCGTGATGGACCACAACCAGAAGCAACTCACCCCGGAAGTGGCCGCCGAGGCCAAGCTGTTCACCACCGAACTGCTGGGCAAGGTGGTGGACGAGGGCGTGCAGTTGCACGGCGGCTGGGGCTACATGTGGGAATACCCCATCTGCCGGATGTACGCCAACGCACGCATCCAGCGCATCTTCGCCGGCACCTCGGAAATCATGAAGGAGATCATCAGTCGCGGCATGAAGCTCTGA
- a CDS encoding AMP-binding protein codes for MSEQLPLQRFAHWVERAPDRVWLRQPVARTWHPITWREADDRARRMASALRAMGCEPGDRVAILAKNCAEWLLSDLAIMLAGLVSVPLYPLQSAASIDYVLRHSACKVIILGKLDDAERLEPGIPAEIRRIAMPYPTLRADHGWGELLALHEPLREAHEQRADDLLSILYTSGTTGQPKGVMQTAGAFAFASSRSVAETGLGPDDQFFSYLPLSHAAERFLVATNSLYCGAGIAFVESLETFAEDLRAVRPTQFFSVPRLWTRFQQGVLERLPQSRLDRLLALPLLGALVAWKIRRGLGLDRARVLVSGAAPIPVALLEWYRRIGLTICEGYGMTENFAYGNFNRPGQVRFGTVGRVMPDNQLRIADDGEILYRSPSLMTGYYLEPDKSAETLRDGWLHTGDKGQIDADGYLRITGRVKDIFKTSKGKYVAPAPIEGEIAKSLWVEQVCLMGSGLDQPLALVELSPAARAQARAQVEADLLATLEQINGTLLPHERVSHLLLVREPWTVDNGCMTPTMKIRRNVLEARYAEAVDRLDARQALHWE; via the coding sequence ATGAGCGAACAACTGCCGTTGCAACGATTCGCCCACTGGGTGGAGCGTGCGCCGGACCGCGTCTGGTTGCGCCAGCCGGTGGCGCGGACCTGGCACCCCATCACCTGGCGCGAGGCCGACGACCGCGCCAGGCGCATGGCCAGCGCGTTGCGCGCCATGGGCTGCGAGCCGGGGGACCGGGTGGCGATCCTCGCCAAGAACTGCGCCGAGTGGCTGCTGAGCGACCTGGCGATCATGCTCGCCGGCCTGGTCAGCGTGCCGCTCTATCCGTTGCAGTCGGCGGCAAGCATCGACTATGTGCTGCGCCATTCGGCGTGCAAGGTGATCATCCTCGGCAAGCTGGACGACGCCGAGCGGCTGGAGCCGGGCATTCCGGCCGAGATACGGCGCATCGCCATGCCCTATCCGACCCTGCGCGCCGACCATGGCTGGGGCGAGCTGCTGGCGCTTCACGAGCCACTGCGCGAAGCCCATGAGCAACGGGCGGACGACCTGCTCAGCATCCTCTATACCTCCGGCACCACCGGCCAGCCCAAGGGCGTGATGCAGACGGCCGGGGCCTTCGCCTTCGCCTCCAGTCGCTCGGTGGCCGAAACCGGGCTGGGGCCGGACGACCAGTTCTTCTCTTACCTGCCGTTGTCCCATGCCGCCGAGCGTTTCCTGGTGGCGACCAACAGCTTGTACTGCGGCGCCGGGATCGCCTTCGTCGAATCCCTGGAGACCTTCGCGGAGGACCTGCGCGCGGTGCGGCCCACCCAGTTCTTCTCGGTGCCGCGCCTGTGGACGCGTTTCCAGCAGGGCGTGCTGGAGCGGCTGCCGCAATCGAGGTTGGATCGCCTGCTGGCGCTGCCGCTGCTGGGCGCGCTGGTGGCCTGGAAGATCCGCCGTGGCCTGGGGCTGGATCGTGCGCGGGTACTGGTGAGCGGCGCCGCGCCGATTCCGGTGGCGCTGCTGGAGTGGTACCGGCGCATCGGCCTGACCATCTGCGAGGGCTACGGCATGACCGAGAACTTCGCCTACGGCAACTTCAATCGGCCAGGGCAGGTTCGCTTCGGCACCGTGGGGCGGGTGATGCCGGATAACCAGCTGCGCATCGCCGACGATGGCGAAATCCTCTACCGCAGCCCGTCCTTGATGACCGGCTACTACCTGGAGCCGGACAAGAGCGCGGAAACCCTGCGCGATGGCTGGCTGCACACCGGCGACAAGGGGCAGATCGACGCCGACGGTTACCTGCGAATCACCGGCCGGGTGAAGGACATCTTCAAGACCAGCAAGGGCAAGTACGTGGCGCCCGCGCCCATCGAAGGCGAAATCGCCAAGAGTCTCTGGGTGGAGCAGGTGTGCCTGATGGGCAGCGGCCTGGACCAACCCCTGGCGCTGGTGGAGCTCAGCCCGGCCGCCCGCGCGCAAGCCCGCGCGCAGGTGGAGGCGGACCTCCTGGCCACCCTCGAACAGATCAACGGCACGCTGTTGCCCCATGAACGCGTCAGCCACCTGTTGCTGGTGCGTGAGCCCTGGACGGTGGATAACGGCTGCATGACCCCCACCATGAAGATTCGCCGCAACGTGTTGGAAGCCCGTTACGCCGAGGCGGTCGATCGCCTCGATGCGCGCCAGGCGTTGCACTGGGAATAG
- a CDS encoding CaiB/BaiF CoA-transferase family protein, translating into MKGPLSSLKILDFSTLLPGPFASLLLADMGADVLRVESPTRTDLVRVLPPHDGGQSTSHAYLNRNKRSIALDLKRPEAVELVRQLVADYDIVLEQFRPGVMERLGLGYEALKAINPKLIYVSITGYGQTGPYRDRAGHDINYLALAGIASYTGRQDSGPLPLGVQLADIGGGSLHGVMGLLAAVIHRQATGEGQHVDVSMTDCAFALHGMAGAGYLGAGVEPDMENQALNGGSFYDYYRTRDGRWFSVGSLEPQFMQQFCAAIGRPELAARGLSPKPEDQQELKRAIGIEFEKRDFAEWLEVFAALDACVEPMLPLSEAVEHPHILARDLVVEVPREGLPAQRQIACPIKFSAGLPAPRHAGGALGSHTAEVLAELGLTPERIAALKAAKVVG; encoded by the coding sequence ATGAAAGGCCCGCTTTCCTCACTGAAGATCCTCGATTTCTCCACCCTGCTGCCGGGGCCGTTCGCCTCGCTGCTCTTGGCCGACATGGGCGCCGACGTGTTGCGGGTGGAGTCCCCGACGCGCACGGACCTGGTGCGGGTGCTGCCGCCCCACGACGGCGGCCAGTCCACCAGCCACGCCTACCTCAATCGCAACAAGCGCAGCATCGCCCTGGACCTGAAGCGGCCGGAGGCGGTGGAGCTGGTGCGGCAGCTGGTGGCCGACTACGACATCGTCCTGGAGCAGTTCCGCCCCGGGGTGATGGAGCGGCTGGGGCTGGGCTATGAGGCGTTGAAGGCGATCAATCCGAAGCTGATCTACGTCTCCATCACCGGCTACGGCCAGACCGGCCCCTACCGCGACCGCGCCGGGCACGACATCAATTACCTGGCCCTGGCCGGCATCGCCAGCTACACCGGGCGCCAGGACAGCGGCCCCTTGCCGCTGGGCGTGCAACTGGCGGATATCGGCGGCGGTTCGCTGCACGGGGTGATGGGCCTGCTGGCGGCGGTGATTCATCGCCAGGCCACGGGGGAGGGGCAGCATGTGGACGTGAGCATGACCGACTGCGCCTTCGCCCTGCACGGCATGGCCGGCGCCGGCTACCTCGGCGCCGGGGTCGAGCCGGACATGGAAAACCAGGCGCTGAATGGCGGCAGCTTCTACGACTACTATCGCACCCGTGATGGTCGCTGGTTCTCGGTGGGCAGCCTGGAGCCACAGTTCATGCAGCAGTTCTGCGCCGCCATTGGCCGCCCCGAGCTGGCGGCCAGGGGCCTGTCGCCCAAGCCGGAAGACCAGCAGGAGCTGAAACGGGCCATCGGCATCGAGTTCGAGAAGCGCGACTTCGCCGAGTGGCTGGAGGTGTTCGCCGCCCTGGATGCCTGCGTGGAACCCATGCTGCCGCTGTCCGAGGCGGTGGAGCACCCGCACATCCTGGCCCGCGACCTGGTGGTGGAGGTGCCCCGCGAGGGTCTGCCGGCGCAGCGGCAGATCGCCTGTCCGATCAAGTTCTCCGCCGGCCTGCCGGCGCCGCGCCATGCCGGCGGGGCGCTGGGCTCCCATACGGCCGAGGTGCTGGCCGAGCTGGGGCTAACTCCTGAGCGGATCGCGGCATTGAAAGCTGCGAAAGTGGTGGGGTAG
- a CDS encoding SprT family zinc-dependent metalloprotease produces MPEQLLARVETCYQQAEDFFKCQFPRPEVSFKLRGQKAGVAHLDENKLRFNPQLYRENQEDFLRQTVAHEVAHLVAHQLFGHRIQPHGEEWQLIMRGVYELPPNRCHNYEVKRRKVTRYLYRCACADDHPFSAQRHALVARGRRYYCRRCRVTLVFSGEQSQA; encoded by the coding sequence ATGCCCGAGCAGCTGCTTGCCCGCGTCGAAACCTGCTACCAGCAGGCGGAAGACTTCTTCAAATGTCAGTTCCCTCGCCCCGAAGTGAGCTTCAAGCTACGTGGGCAGAAAGCCGGTGTCGCCCACCTGGACGAGAACAAGCTGCGCTTCAATCCGCAGCTCTACCGCGAAAACCAGGAAGACTTCCTGCGCCAGACCGTGGCCCACGAAGTCGCGCACCTGGTCGCCCACCAATTGTTCGGCCACCGTATCCAGCCCCACGGCGAGGAATGGCAGCTGATCATGCGCGGCGTCTACGAGCTGCCGCCCAACCGCTGCCACAACTATGAAGTGAAGCGGCGCAAGGTGACCCGCTACCTCTATCGTTGCGCCTGCGCCGACGACCACCCCTTCTCCGCCCAGCGTCACGCCCTGGTGGCGCGCGGCCGCCGCTACTATTGCCGGCGTTGCCGGGTGACCCTGGTGTTCAGCGGCGAGCAGAGCCAGGCTTAA
- a CDS encoding Yip1 family protein — protein sequence MIHHVWGLFTHPDQEWQEIRGEEESVSHMYLTHVLLLAAIPVISAYIGTTQVGWVLGKGDPVMLTQASALQMSIMSYLAMLAGVAVMGAFIHWMARTYDANPSITECIVFAAYCATPLFIGGLAALYPHLWFGATVGTLAICYTVYLLYVGIPTFMNIPKDEGFLFSSSVLAVGLVVLVAMMASAVILWGFGLGPVYTS from the coding sequence ATGATCCACCACGTTTGGGGGCTCTTCACCCATCCCGATCAAGAGTGGCAAGAGATCCGTGGCGAAGAAGAAAGCGTCAGCCACATGTACCTCACCCACGTCTTGCTCCTTGCTGCAATTCCCGTAATTTCTGCCTATATCGGCACCACCCAGGTCGGCTGGGTACTGGGCAAGGGCGATCCAGTGATGCTCACCCAGGCCAGCGCCCTGCAGATGTCCATCATGTCCTACCTGGCGATGCTGGCCGGCGTGGCGGTGATGGGCGCCTTCATCCACTGGATGGCACGCACCTACGATGCCAATCCGAGTATCACCGAGTGCATCGTCTTCGCCGCGTACTGCGCCACCCCGCTATTCATCGGCGGCCTGGCGGCGCTCTATCCGCACCTCTGGTTCGGCGCGACGGTGGGTACCCTGGCAATCTGCTACACGGTCTACCTGCTCTATGTGGGCATACCGACCTTCATGAACATTCCGAAGGACGAAGGCTTCCTGTTCTCCAGCTCGGTGCTGGCGGTCGGCCTGGTCGTGCTGGTGGCGATGATGGCCTCCGCCGTGATCCTCTGGGGCTTCGGCCTCGGGCCGGTATACACCAGCTAA